The genomic stretch ACCCTGTGAAAATTATTAAGGTTTGAAGATCTAGCTTTCCCTGTTTGATTCAAACCCTACCTCATAGTGTTGTCCTGATGTAGTCAAGTACCTTTGCCAAAAGGCAAGGTTTTGCCACTAAGAAAACAGGAGTTCCTGCCCACTGAATGGTCACCAAATTGACAAACATAATCAACATACCAGCAGGAGCAAGGTAGTGAGTTCTATACttcctttattaaaaaaatataaatatatacataaattcTATTTCAACTATTAAAAAGGGGCTGCATTTCATGACAACTGCTCTAAATAAGAGGTCAATCAGCATGATCTGAAATAGGCGCACACTTACGAGTCACTGcagtcaattttttttctttttcagtctttATTTTTGGAATGTTTAGTACCAGTATGAATGCCAGTAATAAAAACCACTGACAAAGATCTAAATGTCTCAAATTCAGCGGGGTATGAAAAAAATGATTGCAAATCTGCAATTAACCTTGACATCCAGATCAAACCCCAATCTTCAATATAGGTAGCTTTACATTTGTGTTCGTGGAAATACCAAGCATGACTGCTTAAAAGGATGGGTTCTCTTAGGAAATGACAACAGCATGACCTGCGGGCCTGCCCTTAATTGGCAAGGTGACAgtgggcagttttttttttttttttttttaattatgtttgcttttatttttcaaatttcaaaaGTGGTAAACATGaacaacagaacaaagaaagcactttaaaatccctgatataaaaaaaaaaaaaaaaaaaatctggttattGACTAATGTTTTGAGGACATGCATGTCTGCCTAGGCAAAGCACTGTTATGGTGGGGCTGACAagacaccttttttttccctttgaatAGGACAACAATCATGGGGATTTGCCCTACCAAATCAGAACTATACCATTCAACACAAACTGGTTTACCACAAATACCCTTACCCTGGCAAGACAATGACAAAGTCTTGCATCACGGCAGAAACTAGCTAAGTTGACCAAATGATGTATGAAAGGCAGCAACACCCTTTGAAATAGTatgatggggggtgggggggggagggagggaggggagtgGGGTGGGGGAAAGGGgagggcaaaaagaaaaacgacGACACAGAAATAGAACGCATtagtctcctttttttttctctttttttttttttttttaaaccatcagCCTCTATCTTGCTACTCTGTAGCCTGCAGAGTAACTACCAAGTTCTCTAACATACCAAAGGTTTTTTAAAAGACTCCCAAAATAATCTACCAATTAttatggagggaaaaaaaaaagaagaaaaaaaaaaaaagttttggtaaAACGTTGCAAACAAATCTGGCCAGAGATACACGGTAGCCAACGGTTCTCGACGACGGTCTCCAGTTTTGCTAGAAAGGAATATATTGCAGCTGTTTGTGTTGACGTTAAAATAAGATCTCGATAAACTTTGCGTCAAAAGTGGTGAACTGCTACATTATTGGTTACAGACACCTAATATGCTATAAAACAACTGCTTTGGTATAAAAACATATccaaagggaaaataaattcttgaaaaaTTCACAGCATAATTTGAGGAGAAAAAAGGCAGTCACTtaactcatttatttattttttttcttcagtttccaTGTTTTGGATGGAGAGACTTGTGCAGGTGGTTCTGATGAGGGGACTACATGCCGGAGGGGGGGGAGGTGGGGATGGgggggaaaataataaaaactattaaaaaagaaaaagaaaaaagaaaaaaagaaaaaaaaaaagaaaaaaaaagggtagaCTCTGGAATAGAAAGTTCTTTCCACTGAAAAAATCCTTAGCCAGTGAGTTTCAAGGAAGTAATGTTTAGGAGGTTGTTGTGTACAATAAGACCCTGTTATGTGGGGCCCCTGCTGAAGACGAAATCTTTGTCGAGAAAGGCCTCAGATTACCATTCTTATTTACCATttctaagttgtttttttatttttccttaaaGAATTAAGGGCTgtctagagagagagaaacaaaaaaatagagaaaagccATCTTAATTCAAATGATAATGTCCAGCTCCATTTTTCATTCCAAGTCCATGAGTCATAAGGCCAAAGGGTTATCTAGAACCAGCCACTGACTGTCTTCCTTTAACCGGGCCGGATCCGCTCGTCTCCCCGCGCCCGTCGCTGCTCTCGCCTGTGCCGGGGCCCCCGGGCTGCGGCTCGCGGCACACCGGGGCCCTCTAGGCCTGaggggcggggcggggcgggggggggggggttggtggtggtggtggtgttggtgGTGCTTGTCTCCGCCTTTAAACCCCGGCTGGTGTCAGTTCCACcccgcgggggggggggggggggggggtcttcctCTTTCCCCCCACCCGGGCCAGCACACGCGTAGGGAACTCCACTGCTATGTGCTCCCCTTTAACAGAGTCACACAAAACCGACCGACAACAAGAAATATCACCGCAAACACTTCCCCTCGTTGTCAAGCTACAGGATTTACAAGCAGCTTTTATGTGAAATTTcactttgagaaaaaaaaagaagaagaaaaaaaaaaaaaaaaaaaaagggtaaaaataaTTACTGACCGGTGGAACAGTAATGTCAGGCGCTCCACAGTTTGAACCTAAAGAAGACGCCGAGCATTTTCTTTCACCAACAGCTAGCCGAGAAAACAGCTTCCATCTTTTGCTCCTGAAATGCTcattaaaaaagatttttgccaCTTAATACCATATGGTGATTACTTCGTGGTTACATGAAATTGATGAAATGGTAAGATGGATGTCTCAATCTCACTATGGTTATTCCGCAGTATTATTTTGTGCCTAATGattgcaaaagaaaaagaaaaaaacaaaaacaaaaaaactgataaaaattacatatatactttttaaacaaaaaggttttttttctctgtagtAGCGGTTCAGTGATATCTCCCTTCTGACGTGAGCAGCTTTTGTTCTCAACACACCTCGTAGTAAAAAACACCACCTTTAAAAATGACgcacaggggggaaaaaaacacacagccaaATGTCAGTGCAGTCACGAGCTGGCCATCGAACTCTGCTGCACACACACTCCAGTCATTGGAGACTCCTCCCGGTCCATGCCCTGCCTCATGCCCAGGTGGCCTTCCGCTAGGTAATGGCCAGGCCCCGTGTTCGTGCCCATGGAGAAAGCAGGGTGCGCGGCCATGCCGGTCTCCTGCCGGGGGTTCGAGAAGGCACCTAGCCCCATGCTGAGCCCACCGTTCTGACCAAAGTCGAGGGCTCCGGCGGGCAAGTGGCGGAGCTGGTAGGCCTGGTTCCCATGGTTCCCAGTGGAAGAGGATGATgtcgaggaagaggaggcagaggaagacAGGGAGGTCATGGACAGATGGCCATGAACCACCTCCATGGAGTCCTGCGTCGAAGAGCTATGCGTCGGGGAGGTGTAGTGGCGCGGGCGCGGACGCGTCGCCATCATCTGCCCGTGGTGGTGATGGAAATGGGAGTGGGGGTGCAGGGCCTTGGGGTGCTGAGGGGGAACGTGGAAGGTGGTCTCCTGAACTGGGTGGGTTTCTCCAGTGACTGACTCGGGTCCAACGCCGCCGCCCCACACTAGTGGGGGTGGGTAAGGCTGTCTTGCCTGTGGATGTCAACAGACAGGAGTCAGTACTGAGCAGGCAATCCATCACACATGACTTAAAGAGACGGTCCCATCCAATAACGAGGTCATTTTCTACATTATTCTCAGTGTACAGTAGGGGAAAAAGTGATTCCATCACTCCAAGAAATAGCATCTAGCAACAGAAGGTTGTTTTTTGATTTGATCTGGGATCCTAGTATGTCATTTACAAGAATCAACCGGTCTCAACTggaatcaaaaacaaaataaaatgggaataAGTTGCCGAATTAAGTTTGTTTTAAGCATTTCTATGATCTTTTAGGTCCataatttaatataatattttactgcaatgaaaaacaaactcatGCTTCATGGTTTATATACATACTTGTGTTTCAATGActcagaaagtgaaagtaaaaaaagggATAGAATGGGGATGTGTAGGTACAAAAGAGACTACAAAACTGGCCAAATGGGAACTGATCTGGagcattttttaaagttttttttttatctagtaAATGTTTTGCTCTTTCCATTATACCATTAATAAAACTGAGATTTGTTTTGCAGATAAAGGGAAGTCTAAGTGGGACAAGTAAAAGCCTACTTTGCCACGTTAAAACATCTGCATTCTATAACtataaaaactttattaattacagctaaataaaactttaggaAACAGATTTCATGACCCGCTGTGACACCTGgtgcttttttaaaacatggcAAAAGCGTGTTTTGGTTGATTTCCAGTTAACCTGTTAACTAGAGATCTAATTTGTTTTACTAAGACTTACTCTATGACATGTGTCATATATATTGATCATAGCCTCAAATTACTTGACTCTACGCTGGAAAAAGCTTCCTTTGTTAGGCAAATGTTAAAATCTTTTGAAACGAATCAAAAGCAACACTTGAAATTATTATGAATTATGATTATTATCACACCAATACTAAAAcatataataacaaaaaatgaacattttaatttgaaggAGATCCACTGGTCAAACTTTTTAACTAATTGCCGTTTTACATTTGAAGAAAAAGGTAGAACAGGCAAATAAGTGAGAGATAAATCACATTTCTTTCTGAGTAATTTACTGACCTGTGGACAGAGGCTGTCACCATCCATGGCAGGCATGGTCGTCCCAAAGTGTCCTCCACTGTGCAAGTGGTGATGGGTAGGGTCTGATCTCGCTCTGCCACTGGTACTAGTCCCAGACGATCCTCCTGAGTGCAAAGAATAAATGTCAAAAAGCACATCTTCGCCAACTTCCAACAGGTTCAGCTTTCTTATGCTTTAACTTCATAGTAATGGataaaataagaattaaaaataGCTACAAGGATGCTGCGTCAAACCAGGATATGTTTACAGCAGAAATATCAAGGTTGGAGATGCACCAATCCGTTGGTTTTGGATAATAGTCCCCTGATCTGCTCTAAATGGTGATCGGAAagtctaataataaaaaaataagaacttgGTTTCTAAAGTGCATTTTAATTTCAgttaagaattaaaataaatgcttgaatgCACAGGCTTTGATGCATAAACTGGGACAATCTTGTCATTTGTGTAGTTGTCAGGTTCTGAAATACTACTTCTACCAAAGGACTAcagcagattattttcttttgtgctacttaaaaaaaaacaacataaaatcagAAGGTCAGACATgaatgaaaacagaaactggtatcagccaaaaaagaaaaaaaggaaagcctGATTGGTGAATCTCTAATGGAGGCGTGTCACTACTCCAGGGGACCACTACCTGAACTAGAGGAGGTGCTGGAGGTGGTTCCTGAAGACTGGGACTGCTCTAACGCGGGGCTCGTAGACACGCTACTGCTCGTATTGGTCCCCTCGTCCGCAGTCTTCTTAAAGAAGCTGTGCTGCAGGGCATAGTAGGGTTGGATGCGACTCTTAGGGTCGTAATCCAACATCCGGAGGATCAGGTCCTTGAACTTCAAGTAGTCAGCAACGGCATGGCCGGACTCCCCCGCCCGCCGGCCACCTGGACCCCCTGTTTCCACACCGAGGATGGAGTGGAGCTTCCGTGAAGCTGGAGGCttatactgtaaaaaaaataataaatagaataaaacaacgcaggaatttaaaaaaaaacattgcaagtcattgcaaaaatcttttttcagtttttgaaaacaaacatcaTTCTACTGGTATGAGAAGAAACTTGGCTTCACCCTTTTGCCATCTTTGGTCTTCTTAACACTCCATGTACCATCCGAAAGCTTCTCAAAGAACTTCCTGGCTTTGGGGGCTAGGTCCATTATGTGATTAGGTGGGATGCCAAGAACCTCAACTATTTTGTTCATCTGGTCaacctggtaaaaaaaacaacaacgatcAATCAGATTACATCAATCCTGTTGTAGTACGTAAATCCTGAGAGTGAACATATCAACGTAATCTTTTAAACTGTGTACCTCATTGGCTCCACTAAAGAGAGGCTCTCCAGTGTGCATCTCTACCAAGATGCaacccaaggaccacatgtcgATTGCCAGGTCATAGGGCATTCCCAGCAGCACCTCTGGGGAACGGTAGAAGCGACTCTGGATATACTGGTATATCTGGACACACAAGGCGAAAGATGACGTAAATAGAAGAAGGCACTTTCACACATCGCTTATTTCATTGCTGATAAGACGACTTGCGGCTTTCGTACCCTTTGTCCCAGTTGGCATGAGCTGCCAAAGTCCACTATTTTAATGGCGCTCCTCTTCGGGTTACAGAGGAGAATGTTCTCCGGCTTCAGGTCACAGTGGATGATGCTGAGCTCAGGCGTGGCCAGGAAGAGTAGTGCCGTGCATAGCTGCTGGGCAAACTTCCGGGTGAGATTGAGCGAGACTCCGCGGAAGTTGGTGTTTCGGAGCAGGTCGTATAGGTTGTATGAAAGCATCTCGAACACGAGGCAGAGGTGGTTCCGAAACATGAAGTGTCGCTTTAGGTGAACTGGAGCAAATCAAATTTCAGCGTTAGTCAAGCGCAGCAAAATTGTTTCGGTCAGACTGGCGATGCTTTTTGAGGAGTGGATTACCGATGTAGTATTTCATCTCGGTGTCATGTTTGTTCATCAGCTCCAGGAGGCGCACTTCTATTTGGGCTTGGTTGAGGAAAGCCTTCTTGTTCTTGATGATCTTAATGGCGACCCATTCTTGCTCTACTCGGTCGTATGCTTTTACAACCTGAGGACGAGATTTCAGCCAAACAAAATGACATTAAACTCTTTACGCTGGGACGACATGACTTTTacaaaaaagtatatatatttttttcacaacatgTAAACAAACCTGTCCAAATGATCCTTTTCCTATCAAGGAATCAATCTCATAACGGTCCATCCACTTCTCCCCATTCTTGACGATGTAGTCATAGTTATCATCGTCATAGCCATCGTTAAAGACTTTCCTCTCCTTCTTGTGACTTGAGTCTTCACCCTGACCCTGTTGGTGCCGCCGCTTCTTTTTTGCATAATACACCTGTGAGTTGACAAATGAAACATAGAATCACACACACGGGTGTCTAAAAGACCAAATAGGACATTCAACTGACTTAAGATTTAGCtttatttacaatatatttcaGTCTGGCGTTTGTTTTATTAGCCAGTCTGTTTTGTGCGTTGAATGTTTGcgaattaagttcagaaattgTCTCAGCTCAGGTGAACACCTAAATTTGCTTAGATTATTAAACCATCACGTCCGAGGAGAAAAATTGGATCCAGAGAAATAAAGAGAAGCATACCTCATTGATGTGTTTGTATGTTTTGATCAGGTCAATGGAGAGCTTCCTCAGGGGAGCTGAAGTTGGGTCACGAAAGCACTGGGGCATGTGCCTCTGGAGTGtcagaagtaaaacaaaaaaaatcacaacaacTCATTACCAAAAATAACACTATAGCTAACAGCTTATTTCACATATCACTGCTACTAAAAAGAAGCAATTTTCCATAAGATGACTAAATTGAAACAGACATTTTTCAAGCGGCTACTTTTGCCTAGTGACAGAGACGAGGGAAGCGGTTTGTATGTTTCGGTGAGTATGACGATTCTTCTTGGGGTTTTAAATCTGAGACAAGCAACAGGAAGGGGTTTGGATACCTGATTGGCAGTGAGCTGAGGTGTCTGGTCGCTGTACGGTAAAACCGTAACAGATTGGTCAGTGCTTGGCTGGTGGCGGTCACTGTACTGCTGGTGCGTATGGGGCATTGGAGCAGCCATCTGAAGACCAGCAGTGTGTAAAGAAAAAGAGGGCGCAAGCCGGACGGACGAAGGTTTGCATGCTTAAGTCTCTCCTCCTGGGAGAAATTAACACTGTTAGAAGATGCATGGATGCTTTAACATATAACATTCATTAAACCACAAGGAAGGAAAGGGTGATCATCTAGATATGAATCAACTGCCTATCCTTTTTGTTGCATCTGATTTTCAgtctataaataaaacagctaaaGATTCTATGTTACTGTACAGAAACATTATAAGCAAACCTCTATTCAGCTTAGTGCAGCTAATACATTACAAAAATGCCAATGTATACATTAATCTTTATACGTAATACAGTTACTAAATGCAAACAAGTATATCATTTACACAGTTAAATTATGAAagcctaaacataaaaatatacaaCAAAATATGTGAAGAATAATAAAAGATCAATATATTAAGATAAATGTCACTTTAATAAATAGGAtgatttgttaaacaaataaaataaaataaaaaagcatctgAGGATAAGAGAAATGTAAAATACAACAGCATTAAAATCAACCTTTCTGaggaaaagggagaaaaacagCAGGTTTAGCAGTGAGAAGGGGTGAAAATACAGCATCTCCACACTGTACAGTGAATCATCCTTCATTTTAAGCCAGAAGGAatcaaaaaattattaaatagcATGTTCAGCTATCAGCATCTCTCACCAGACAACACAATTCACCAGCGCTACACAGTAACCACTATTCAGAATCCCAGCAACAGCACCTAATTAGCATAGCCTATCACCACAGAGATACAGCGTGATTTGGCAAGCCCATCAATGCAcagaccaatcacaacgcagtaTGCAAATAGCCTACTTTTGTTGCCAGGGCAGAGCTGCTCCCATTTTCCAATgagaaaacaagaaataaacaagaaataaaattgaactttgGCACACTTAGACGTTGCTTTCAACACGAGAGCCTGACAGCAAAATAGCTGCACAGCCCAAAACCTGCACTCCATCTAAGAGCGTTAGAAAGCTGACCCAGCtttggaaaagcaaaaaattaCACATCCACTGACAGAAAGAAGAGGAACTGTAAGATGATAGACCACAGACCAGCAACGTAGCTGAGAACTAACGCATACCCTTTTTTGCCCCTAACCACagcattttcatatttaaatgtatatatatgcataacatttgatttgaactaaaaacaacatttttaataactgttcAAAAATACTTGATAAATTTAAgcagttaaagaaaatataaaccCTGATATTTTTGAGGACTTCAGCTTTAATCATTTTGCTGctgatttaaaacaacacattttaatcactttACACACCCCTTCTTTAGTAAGAGGTAAacttataatatatatttaaaattgtttttatcttttcctATTTCAGATTGGGTAAAACTATTAGTTCAGATGCCAAATGTAAAACCAGCAACACAAAGGAAAGAGGAGTGGATTAAAAGTAAACTATACCCCCACCAATGGGTTAAGGCTTAACATTTATCAGCTAACCTGGATGCATCTTCTGTACAATTTCATATCATCCTGGGAGGAGAGTCCAGCAGCAAACCACAAACCActataaagaataaaaacaaaattataaatgTGTACTTCCACAGCCTCTTCTAATGGTGCAGAAGTTAAACTTTAGTTGGGGACAGGGGACAAAGGGAGCAAAGGAGAGGACACCcccaaaaacttttaaaagtgtttttaagtGCCGGAATTCTGTGGGAGTTCaacaatttaaaatacatttgttttttaaaagaaataaacgtgtacatttaaaaaaagtacgTTTCTTGTGGTTCGGACAAAACTATTTTGTGCCGAGATtacaaaacaacacaagaagctgtagtaaaaaaagtgtgaaagaaTAAATTAGCTTAGAGAAGCTCAGGGTCCTGAGCAGTGAAATAAGAATTATTACAGCTGTGGGCCCTAAAGGAGAGCTGCACTCCTCTCAGTGCATATGCTATTTAAAATCTGCTATTTATGACATGAAATACTCTTTCAAAATAGACAGTTGTTAGCCATAACCCAGGTGGAGCAGCTATATTTGCAATACAGGTCTTTGCAAATTTACCAAGAAGGGATACGTttaaactttgatttaaaatgtattttataaaccCACCAGCTGGCATTTAACTAAGACACCTAGGGGGTTAATTTAATAATGtaaggaaaaatatatatatataaaatccaaCAGGAACAATTTAAACTAGAAATGGAAAATTTTTAGAAGCACACTTGTAGCTTTTTAGTTTCTTCTAATCGTCTGCTGGATCGTTTAATGTTCAGTACTAACCTATGAACAGTTCCTTTCCTGGCTCTAGTCATTATGGCATCGGCGGGCCTTATGTGTAAATATAACGATGGTTAGCTTGACATTAGAAGCCGAATCCTGCCATAAAGAGATGGGCAGAGATCGCAGTAAACGAGCCCGTGTGCCATCTTCTCACGCCCAGCCGATGGATCCGTTCCAAAGCCGAATCAAATCTAACAATTATAAAAGCCCCATGTAAATAGACGCATCCCCAAGCGTCCCTATACTTACAGAAGATTGGGTAGATCTCGTCATGGTTAGGATTTAGGACGCATATTCAGTGTCAattcccccccaccaccacctcgCTCGCTACATATCGTCCGCCAGAGACTCGAAATCCTCAAATAGATGTCAAACGGATCCGGGCTCGCGTTACCGTTAGCAGACTAACTAGCTAACGCTGTCGTCGTTACCCTGAAAACTGCGGGACAGACGAGCATATCTCCTCACCAACCCGACGTTAGCTGGTGACGCTGTATTCAGCCAGCGGGCTGCGGGGCCCATTCAGCTGGTTCGTCAACAAGTCAACGCTGACCATTAGCCGGGTTAGCTGAATtagaaaaaaggtaaaaacccGAAATACACCCCCCCGATATTAACGCAGTCAACCAATGACAGCACATCAAATCGGGGGAGGTAAGCTAACGGAGCTTCAATCATACAATGACAGGGTCTAATATAGCTGGGCTAGCCGTAACTGTGCCAGCATGACACTTCGTCCAAACTCAGACATATGATTCACAGTCAGCTGGAATGCTCCTCCCGTCCAACATTTAAATCCATCCCTTGACCTACTGACTGAAAACGAACGTTAAGCGGAGCTGGATTTGCGAATCGTTAGCTAGCCgccacaccaaaaaaaaaaaaaaaaaaaaaaaaaaaaaagctaccatTTTCAACTTCACTACCGCGTCCATCATCGTTAACCATTCACATAGGATATACATCTGAAAAAACGCAACAAATGGATGCTAAATAAACAATAGCACAGGTTGGAATTGCTCACCTCTGATGGCACGATCTTCATTTAAAGTCCAATAAACTGTATGATGAGGAAACTTATCCAGCCCGAGATTCTCCCCTCCCTGTACGGGTTAGCGAGTAAATCCAATCCACCGTCCTCTGGccggcacaaaaaaaaaaaaaaaaactcctaaaaAAACTCGTCAGTCATATCCAGTGAGCGCTTCATGTCCAAAGCTTTGATGACCAACATCCACGATCGATGCAAATTTATCTGATGTTTTTATCAGCTGATGAGAAGCGACATGCTAACTAGCGCTAGCTGACAAAATGAACGCAGCTAACGTTAGCCGCTTGCCCTGACTAGCCCGAAGCTAACGACTGTAGCTGCCGCTAAATAAACGTTACGCCAAATTCTGATTTAACGCAGTCTTTGCAGCCAATGCCTCGGACTCTTCGACGGGCGCGACAACGCGGTTACATCCAGAGCATCCTAATCGCCAAAAAGAAGCCGTGTCCTCTTATAATTTTTGGTCAGGAATTTTGTGTCAATTTTCACAAAATGGCGCGCGGTCCAAACCTGCGCAGTGAACCGGCCCGGTGGACCAGAGACACGGACAACTGAGTTAGAGCGGCGCCGCCTAATTATTCCCAACTCTGTTAAAACGTCGGCCTCTCGATCTTCTTAATCCGTTTCAGTAGACGCGTTTCGATATCCGAAAACTTGAAACATATATCCACTGACAGCATTATTCCGGCGGGAAGGGAGAACATTTGAAAAAGACTgagctggggggaaaaaaaagcctcctGACAAAATGGCGATGCTCTAGCTTGTTGCCATGGCAACTgtcaatcaaataaaaatgagtACCCGGATGTACCAATGACGAATAAATTCTGAGGTGGCCAGAGTTAcagcactcacacacacaaaccgaCTCCTTATAGATGCtagaaataaagtaataatgTGAATAAGACTGGTAAAGAATATACTCTACCGtttcttttcttcaaaatgCAGCAATGAAGTAAAGTGAGAGGGTGCTTCTTAGGTCCATAGAATTTTGGCTtatatagttgttgttttttttcatttaataattTGTATTTCAACTTTCTATCcattttattacaattttttttcaattcccgtttaaaaatatatatttctttaaacaaGAGTTAGCGGGACAAATATacttggatatatatatatatatatatatatatatatatatatatatatatatatatatatatatatatatatatacacacacacacaatttatttcagtaacttaaTTCACAAAGTGAAtgatatagattaattacaaacAGACAGTTATCAAGCCTATTGCTGCTAATGAAAGtatgacatttaagattacgATATGACCTCAGATCactaaggggaaaaaaaatacagaaatgtgggcccAATGAATAGTATGTTAAATACCCGTTTAAgggttgatatttttaaaaggcaCTTTTTAATTTGACCAATGAGCCTATACACAGACATGTATAGAACCATCTTTCCCTCCATAAAATCAAGGTTGACATTAAAATTaaagttaattttgtttttcctttcttctgaACAGATGCAAGAATATTTTCACAGTTAATGTAAAATAGAAATACTGAGAATAATCAACTGCCTTATAAACAAAATTAtagcagaaaacaacaaaggactattttactttattgttttaagaaaaacacttaaatgttGTCAACAATATTTACAatcaaattacatatttttatttcttacaaaACGGATTGGCACAACGATccaatcaattttttttttttcaatttaagaaataaagaatgatgaaattaaatgatataaaatctaataatataaaatacattatatcataaaataaaatatcaagaaaaaagtcaaataataaaaatagttaTGAAATAACCCAAAACATTAGGCCTACTTAAGTCCGAGTAAAAATAACTATTGGGTAAAGAGGCTGCTAGTATTCAGTAACTATaaatcaaaattttctatttaatttgtaAGAATAATTTTAtctgacagaaaataataatataaggTTCTTTGTaaattcaatccaattcaaaaatactttattaatcccaaaacgaaattaaatgctggtgtaatTCATGTTATAGGGGTTTCCTAGTTGTTCCAGAtactgatggcagcagggagaatCTCCGGTAGTGGTTTGTCTCACCACATATCTGTAGAAACCTCcgactgaagacactgttgttgAGCAAcaatctgatgaagaggatgctcaagGTTGTCCATTATGctcttcattttatgaaaaatCCTTCTTTGTAAAAGAGGAGTACCTAGAACAGAGCCAG from Fundulus heteroclitus isolate FHET01 chromosome 18, MU-UCD_Fhet_4.1, whole genome shotgun sequence encodes the following:
- the dyrk1ab gene encoding dual specificity tyrosine-phosphorylation-regulated kinase 1A — its product is MAAPMPHTHQQYSDRHQPSTDQSVTVLPYSDQTPQLTANQRHMPQCFRDPTSAPLRKLSIDLIKTYKHINEVYYAKKKRRHQQGQGEDSSHKKERKVFNDGYDDDNYDYIVKNGEKWMDRYEIDSLIGKGSFGQVVKAYDRVEQEWVAIKIIKNKKAFLNQAQIEVRLLELMNKHDTEMKYYIVHLKRHFMFRNHLCLVFEMLSYNLYDLLRNTNFRGVSLNLTRKFAQQLCTALLFLATPELSIIHCDLKPENILLCNPKRSAIKIVDFGSSCQLGQRIYQYIQSRFYRSPEVLLGMPYDLAIDMWSLGCILVEMHTGEPLFSGANEVDQMNKIVEVLGIPPNHIMDLAPKARKFFEKLSDGTWSVKKTKDGKRYKPPASRKLHSILGVETGGPGGRRAGESGHAVADYLKFKDLILRMLDYDPKSRIQPYYALQHSFFKKTADEGTNTSSSVSTSPALEQSQSSGTTSSTSSSSGGSSGTSTSGRARSDPTHHHLHSGGHFGTTMPAMDGDSLCPQARQPYPPPLVWGGGVGPESVTGETHPVQETTFHVPPQHPKALHPHSHFHHHHGQMMATRPRPRHYTSPTHSSSTQDSMEVVHGHLSMTSLSSSASSSSTSSSSTGNHGNQAYQLRHLPAGALDFGQNGGLSMGLGAFSNPRQETGMAAHPAFSMGTNTGPGHYLAEGHLGMRQGMDREESPMTGVCVQQSSMASS